The following coding sequences are from one Armatimonadota bacterium window:
- a CDS encoding slipin family protein, which produces MTALIALAIFLLLVLPSMVRIVREYERGVVFRLGRLVGARGPGLILLIPFIDRMVKVDLRVVTMDVPRQEMMTRDNVPVTVDAVVYFRVVNPEDAIVKVEDFVRATALYAQTTLRSVVGQHELDDLLSRRDQVNAQLQRIIDEATEPWGIKVTAVEVRDVVLPEGMKRAMARQAETERERRAKIINAEGEYQAAERLVEAARKMAEQPIALQLRYLQTLAEIASEQNSTTIFPLPIDLVRPFLGRDARGG; this is translated from the coding sequence ATGACGGCGCTCATCGCCCTGGCCATCTTCCTCCTCCTGGTTCTGCCGAGCATGGTGCGGATCGTGCGGGAGTACGAGCGGGGTGTGGTCTTCCGTCTCGGCCGGCTGGTGGGCGCAAGGGGCCCCGGCTTGATCCTCCTCATCCCCTTCATCGACCGCATGGTGAAGGTGGACCTCCGGGTGGTCACCATGGACGTGCCGCGCCAGGAGATGATGACCCGCGATAACGTCCCCGTCACCGTGGACGCGGTGGTGTACTTCCGGGTGGTGAATCCGGAGGACGCCATCGTGAAGGTGGAGGACTTCGTGCGGGCCACAGCCCTGTATGCCCAGACCACCCTGCGCAGCGTGGTGGGCCAACACGAGCTCGATGACCTCCTCTCCCGGAGGGATCAGGTGAACGCGCAGCTGCAGCGCATCATCGATGAGGCCACAGAACCCTGGGGAATCAAGGTGACCGCGGTGGAGGTGCGGGACGTGGTGCTGCCGGAGGGCATGAAGCGGGCCATGGCCCGGCAGGCGGAGACGGAGCGGGAACGGCGGGCCAAGATCATCAACGCGGAAGGCGAATACCAGGCCGCGGAGCGTCTGGTGGAGGCTGCCCGGAAGATGGCGGAGCAGCCCATCGCACTCCAGCTCCGCTACCTCCAGACCCTGGCGGAGATCGCCAGCGAGCAGAACAGCACCACCATCTTCCCGTTGCCCATTGACCTCGTGCGGCCGTTCCTGGGTCGCGACGCCCGGGGAGGGTAA
- the tsaE gene encoding tRNA (adenosine(37)-N6)-threonylcarbamoyltransferase complex ATPase subunit type 1 TsaE yields MQRTTRSAEETRQLGRRLGAALRPGDVVALVGELGSGKTTLVQGVAQALEARGRVASPSFLIVHEYRGRLPIYHVDLFRLRPEELEPLGLEELFDEGGVVLVEWAERAEHLLPPDALWIRLEIADESTRIVHLEPRGVRSRRLAEAMVEATSSTKG; encoded by the coding sequence ATGCAGCGGACGACCCGCAGCGCGGAGGAAACCCGGCAGCTGGGCCGCCGACTGGGCGCGGCGCTGCGACCGGGAGATGTGGTGGCCCTGGTGGGCGAGCTGGGCTCCGGCAAGACCACCCTGGTGCAGGGTGTGGCCCAGGCCCTGGAGGCCCGGGGTCGGGTGGCGAGCCCTTCCTTCCTCATCGTGCACGAGTACCGGGGCCGACTCCCCATCTACCACGTGGACCTGTTCCGGCTGCGCCCGGAGGAACTGGAGCCCCTTGGACTGGAGGAGCTGTTCGACGAGGGCGGAGTGGTGCTCGTGGAGTGGGCGGAGCGAGCAGAACACCTCCTCCCGCCGGATGCCCTGTGGATCCGCCTGGAGATCGCGGACGAGTCCACCCGGATCGTCCACCTCGAGCCCCGGGGCGTGCGCAGCCGCCGACTCGCGGAGGCCATGGTGGAAGCCACCTCCTCCACGAAGGGCTGA
- the tsaB gene encoding tRNA (adenosine(37)-N6)-threonylcarbamoyltransferase complex dimerization subunit type 1 TsaB: MLVLGIETATETVSVALVDETGLRAERTRRAWRRALEWLVPAIQGMLRDADLAPEDVRGVAVSTGPGSFTGLRVGIATAVGWAHARGVPACGVSTLHALAVGCSPAPFVVPVLDARRGEISAALFVREGESYRVLMEELTATPEIVLGRLREFGVEELTFVGDGLHRYGHLLRQAFPRAHTAPRALWGPRAAAVAELGRERLLRTGGEPLQAIQPRYGRAGSFRPPVWLVAPRGAGE; the protein is encoded by the coding sequence GTGCTGGTGCTCGGGATCGAGACCGCCACCGAGACCGTCAGCGTAGCCCTGGTGGACGAGACCGGACTGCGGGCAGAACGCACGCGACGGGCCTGGCGGCGGGCCCTGGAATGGCTGGTGCCCGCTATCCAGGGGATGCTGCGTGATGCCGATCTCGCCCCGGAGGACGTAAGGGGCGTGGCGGTCTCCACGGGCCCTGGGTCCTTTACGGGCCTGCGAGTAGGGATCGCCACCGCGGTGGGATGGGCCCACGCCCGGGGGGTTCCCGCCTGCGGGGTCTCCACCCTGCACGCCCTGGCCGTGGGATGCTCACCAGCTCCCTTCGTGGTCCCCGTGCTGGATGCCAGGCGCGGGGAGATCTCCGCGGCGCTGTTCGTCCGGGAAGGGGAGAGCTACCGCGTCCTTATGGAGGAGCTCACGGCGACACCGGAAATCGTCCTCGGCCGGCTGCGGGAGTTCGGCGTGGAAGAGCTCACCTTCGTGGGAGACGGACTCCACCGTTACGGGCACCTTCTGCGGCAGGCCTTTCCCCGGGCGCACACGGCGCCCCGGGCCCTGTGGGGCCCGCGGGCGGCCGCCGTGGCCGAGCTGGGTCGGGAGCGGCTGCTGCGGACGGGGGGCGAACCGCTGCAGGCCATCCAGCCCCGGTATGGCCGGGCCGGCTCCTTCCGACCTCCCGTGTGGCTGGTGGCGCCGCGCGGAGCTGGGGAATGA
- the rimI gene encoding ribosomal protein S18-alanine N-acetyltransferase codes for MKTLLPVRIERMREQDIPRILQIERASFPTPWPPNAYRREIRENRTAYYIVARVGEEVVGYAGMWIILEEAHITTIAVDPAWRGRKIGERLLVALIEEARNRGARWVTLEVRKSNRIAQNLYRKYGFREVHVRKGYYTDNGEDALIMWTGNILEEPFRSRLEALKARLAQQIPEP; via the coding sequence ATGAAGACCCTTCTGCCCGTACGGATCGAGCGCATGCGGGAGCAGGACATCCCGAGGATCCTGCAGATCGAGCGGGCTTCCTTTCCTACCCCGTGGCCTCCGAATGCGTACCGCCGGGAGATCCGGGAGAACCGCACCGCGTACTACATCGTGGCCCGGGTAGGGGAGGAGGTGGTGGGCTATGCGGGGATGTGGATCATCCTGGAGGAGGCCCACATCACCACCATCGCCGTGGATCCCGCCTGGCGCGGCCGGAAGATCGGGGAGCGGCTGCTGGTGGCCCTCATCGAGGAGGCCCGCAACCGGGGGGCCAGGTGGGTCACCCTGGAGGTCCGGAAGTCCAACCGCATCGCCCAGAACCTGTACCGGAAGTACGGGTTCCGGGAGGTCCACGTACGGAAGGGCTACTACACGGACAACGGCGAGGACGCCCTCATCATGTGGACCGGCAACATCCTAGAAGAGCCCTTCCGCTCCCGGCTAGAGGCCCTCAAAGCCCGGCTCGCGCAACAGATCCCTGAACCGTGA
- the tsaD gene encoding tRNA (adenosine(37)-N6)-threonylcarbamoyltransferase complex transferase subunit TsaD, producing the protein MEGPVLGIETSCDETAAAVVRDRTILSSVVASQADLHARYGGVVPELASRRHLERLIPVVAEALERAGVQIRDLAGVAVTCGPGLVGALAVGVAYAKALAFAAGLPLAGINHLEGHLYAAFLAHGPALLPALALIVSGAHTDLVWIPEEGRYELLGRTRDDAAGEAFDKVARALGLGYPGGPEIDRLSQEGDAEAVPLPVPLEAEPGYDFSFSGLKTAVVLALRKVPPPNPADVAASFQRAATEHLVSRTLRAVRDRSPASVILTGGVAANRLLRRRLREETQALGIPLLVPPPELCTDNAAMIAYAGLRRLQRGQHAPWTLDAHPDLPLEAFPHP; encoded by the coding sequence ATCGAAGGACCGGTTCTCGGCATCGAGACCTCGTGCGACGAGACCGCGGCCGCGGTGGTCCGGGACCGCACCATCCTCTCCAGCGTGGTGGCCTCCCAAGCGGACCTCCACGCCCGCTACGGGGGCGTGGTGCCCGAGTTGGCTTCCCGCCGGCACCTGGAGCGGTTGATTCCCGTGGTGGCAGAGGCACTCGAGCGGGCGGGGGTCCAGATCCGGGACCTCGCGGGAGTAGCCGTCACCTGCGGCCCGGGACTTGTGGGCGCCCTCGCGGTGGGGGTGGCTTATGCCAAAGCCCTGGCCTTCGCGGCAGGGCTTCCCCTCGCGGGCATAAACCACCTGGAAGGACACCTCTACGCCGCCTTCCTCGCCCACGGACCCGCTCTCCTGCCCGCCCTCGCCCTCATCGTCTCAGGGGCCCATACGGACCTCGTGTGGATCCCGGAGGAGGGCCGGTACGAACTCCTCGGAAGGACCCGGGACGACGCCGCGGGCGAGGCCTTCGACAAGGTGGCCCGGGCCCTGGGTCTGGGGTACCCCGGAGGGCCAGAGATCGACCGCCTGAGCCAGGAGGGGGATGCGGAGGCCGTGCCGCTACCCGTGCCCCTTGAGGCGGAACCGGGCTATGACTTCAGCTTCAGCGGGCTCAAGACCGCGGTGGTGCTGGCCCTGCGGAAGGTCCCGCCCCCGAACCCCGCGGACGTGGCCGCTTCCTTCCAGCGGGCCGCCACAGAGCACCTTGTCTCGCGTACCCTGCGGGCCGTCCGGGACCGCTCACCCGCCTCCGTGATCCTCACGGGCGGAGTGGCCGCCAACCGCCTCCTCCGGAGGCGGCTGAGGGAGGAAACACAGGCGCTCGGGATCCCCCTCCTCGTTCCGCCACCCGAGCTGTGCACGGACAACGCCGCCATGATCGCCTACGCGGGCCTGCGGCGCCTTCAGCGGGGCCAGCACGCCCCCTGGACCCTCGACGCCCACCCCGACCTCCCGTTGGAGGCTTTCCCACACCCTTGA
- the groES gene encoding co-chaperone GroES produces MRLKPLGDRVVVKPLEEEERTKGGIVLPDVAKEKPQHGEVVAVGPGALTEDGKRLPMDVKVGDRVLFAKYAGTEVKIEEEEYLILRQSDILAIVEREPAAAKA; encoded by the coding sequence GTGAGGCTGAAGCCCCTGGGAGATCGGGTGGTGGTGAAGCCTCTGGAGGAGGAGGAGCGCACCAAGGGCGGCATCGTGCTGCCCGACGTGGCCAAGGAGAAGCCCCAGCACGGGGAGGTGGTGGCCGTGGGTCCCGGGGCCCTCACCGAGGACGGCAAGCGCCTTCCGATGGACGTGAAGGTGGGGGACCGAGTGCTCTTCGCGAAGTACGCGGGCACGGAAGTGAAGATCGAGGAGGAGGAGTACCTGATCCTCCGTCAGAGCGACATCCTGGCCATCGTCGAGCGCGAGCCGGCGGCGGCCAAGGCGTAG
- the groL gene encoding chaperonin GroEL (60 kDa chaperone family; promotes refolding of misfolded polypeptides especially under stressful conditions; forms two stacked rings of heptamers to form a barrel-shaped 14mer; ends can be capped by GroES; misfolded proteins enter the barrel where they are refolded when GroES binds), whose protein sequence is MPAKVLLYNEEARRALERGVNKLADAVKITLGPKGRNVVLEKKWGSPTITHDGVTVAKEIELEDPFENAGAQLVREVASKTNDVAGDGTTTAVILAQAIIHEGLKNVAAGSNPMALKRGIDRAVEAAVEHIRKISKPVETKEAIEQVATISANDPSIGKIIADAMDKVGKDGVITVEESKGIETTVEIVEGMQFDKGYISPYFITDPEKMEAVLEEPFLLITDRKVSSVRDLLPVLERVVQTGKPLLVIAEDVEGEALATLVVNKLRGTLSVCAVKAPAFGERRKAILQDIAILTGGTVISEELGLKLENADLSQLGRAKQVRVRKEETIIVGGAGDPKEIEKRIQQIRKQIEETDSDYDREKLQERLGKLVGGVAVIRIGAASETEMKYRKTRVEDALSATRSAVEEGIVPGGGVALLRAQKAIEALQLEGDEAVGAQIVRKALEEPLRQLAVNAGQEGSIIVEKVRQQQDPNVGYNVLTGRFEDMFQAGVVDPAKVVRSALQNAASIAGLLLTTEAVVVEKKEEEEEKTPGA, encoded by the coding sequence ATGCCGGCGAAGGTGCTCCTGTACAACGAGGAGGCGCGTCGGGCCCTGGAGCGCGGGGTGAACAAGCTGGCGGATGCGGTGAAGATCACCCTGGGCCCCAAGGGCCGCAACGTGGTTCTGGAGAAGAAGTGGGGTTCCCCCACCATCACCCACGATGGGGTGACGGTGGCGAAGGAGATCGAGCTGGAAGACCCATTTGAGAACGCGGGAGCGCAGCTCGTGCGGGAGGTGGCGAGCAAGACCAACGACGTGGCGGGGGATGGCACCACCACCGCCGTAATCCTGGCCCAGGCCATCATCCACGAGGGCCTGAAGAACGTGGCCGCGGGCAGCAACCCCATGGCCCTCAAGCGGGGCATCGACCGGGCCGTGGAGGCGGCGGTGGAGCACATCCGCAAGATCAGCAAGCCCGTGGAGACCAAGGAGGCCATCGAGCAGGTGGCCACCATCTCCGCCAACGACCCCAGCATCGGCAAGATCATCGCGGATGCCATGGACAAGGTCGGCAAGGACGGCGTCATCACCGTGGAGGAGAGCAAGGGGATTGAGACCACGGTGGAGATCGTGGAGGGGATGCAGTTCGACAAGGGCTACATCTCCCCCTACTTCATCACCGACCCCGAGAAGATGGAGGCCGTGTTGGAGGAGCCCTTCCTCCTGATCACGGACCGCAAGGTCTCCTCCGTACGGGATCTTCTGCCCGTGCTGGAGCGGGTGGTGCAGACGGGCAAGCCGCTCCTGGTGATCGCGGAGGACGTGGAGGGCGAGGCCCTGGCCACCCTGGTGGTCAACAAGCTGCGGGGTACCCTCAGCGTCTGCGCGGTGAAGGCGCCCGCCTTCGGGGAGCGACGGAAGGCCATCCTGCAGGACATCGCCATCCTCACGGGCGGTACCGTCATCAGTGAGGAGCTCGGCCTCAAGCTGGAGAACGCAGACCTCTCGCAGCTGGGCCGGGCCAAGCAGGTGCGGGTCCGCAAGGAGGAGACCATCATCGTGGGCGGTGCGGGGGATCCCAAGGAGATCGAGAAGCGGATCCAGCAGATCCGCAAGCAGATCGAGGAGACGGACTCCGACTACGACCGGGAGAAGCTGCAGGAGCGGTTGGGAAAGCTGGTGGGCGGCGTGGCGGTGATCCGCATCGGCGCCGCCAGCGAGACGGAGATGAAGTACCGGAAGACCCGGGTGGAGGATGCGCTCTCTGCCACCCGCTCCGCGGTGGAGGAAGGGATCGTGCCCGGCGGCGGCGTGGCCCTGCTCCGCGCCCAGAAGGCCATCGAGGCGCTCCAGCTGGAGGGGGATGAGGCCGTGGGCGCCCAGATCGTGCGCAAGGCCCTGGAAGAGCCCCTCCGGCAGCTGGCGGTGAACGCGGGGCAGGAGGGCTCCATCATCGTGGAGAAGGTGCGCCAGCAGCAGGACCCCAACGTGGGCTACAACGTGCTCACCGGCCGGTTCGAGGACATGTTCCAGGCCGGGGTGGTGGATCCCGCGAAGGTGGTCCGCTCCGCCCTGCAGAACGCCGCCTCCATCGCGGGCCTGCTGCTCACCACCGAGGCCGTGGTGGTGGAGAAGAAGGAGGAAGAGGAGGAGAAGACACCGGGCGCCTAA
- a CDS encoding prepilin-type N-terminal cleavage/methylation domain-containing protein, whose protein sequence is MFGRIRRKLREERGFTLIELIMVIVILAILLALALPSYLSTRRKAYYAEAAERLQEWATAQWLHYVERNSFAGTAAVRLPEDTANWSFGGGNCSGTGPCVASAVGQGPVDGATITYTIQSTGSRIISSSGF, encoded by the coding sequence ATGTTCGGACGTATCCGAAGGAAACTGAGGGAGGAGCGGGGGTTCACCCTGATTGAGCTCATCATGGTGATCGTGATCCTCGCCATCCTGCTGGCGCTGGCCCTGCCCAGTTACCTCAGCACCCGGCGGAAGGCGTACTACGCGGAGGCCGCGGAGAGGCTCCAGGAGTGGGCCACCGCGCAGTGGCTGCACTACGTGGAGAGGAATTCGTTCGCCGGAACTGCCGCGGTCCGGCTTCCGGAGGACACCGCCAACTGGTCATTCGGTGGCGGCAACTGTTCTGGAACGGGTCCCTGTGTCGCGAGCGCGGTGGGCCAGGGCCCGGTGGATGGAGCCACCATCACGTACACCATCCAGAGCACTGGGAGCCGGATCATCAGCTCCTCCGGCTTCTAG
- a CDS encoding glycosyltransferase family 39 protein, translating to MQARTLGQIQDREGLGARLRGTGRLLAAGGMVLGGALLPLGQRSLSFDELFAAHVASLPLGELLRFVYLHDAHPPLYYLLLKAWIVAFGSGELALRTLSAVAGLVAVGAVARLGSEASPLAGQAAALWLLSSPLFLYASVEATRYALLTALFALAALEVLGSVLQPQRAPWRLAGLLAALLYTHYLSGWLCVALCGFAFRHGSPAARKVFLAAAGISGLTFAPWLAVLWHHLADGRLNPPWRGPLPATLPLQILHLVGFGGRVLGTASPYLHPTAEGWVQLLLALPVGAAVILGAGALRRADPGLAALAAWCGGVPVAVLLGVSLWTRSLVAYPRYFVFTLPFFALAVGAAAAEGARWPWRRRALGVGALAVLLGLRFASLGEFAAHPTAGTGDRKALGAYLRSHVRTADAVVVYPSWERLGLLYYAPDLRSEVVLLGTRRTVPGPDRVKREMRRLAHRERVWVVEEPPMPPGLFAATYRRLARTHRVREFREFEGVRVTLFVRRGGKP from the coding sequence GTGCAGGCCAGGACCTTGGGACAGATTCAGGATCGGGAGGGCCTAGGAGCCCGTTTGCGCGGAACCGGGCGTCTTCTTGCCGCGGGAGGGATGGTGCTCGGGGGAGCACTCCTGCCTCTGGGCCAGCGCAGCCTCTCCTTCGACGAGCTCTTCGCGGCCCACGTGGCCTCCCTCCCTCTGGGAGAACTTCTCCGGTTCGTCTACCTCCACGACGCCCACCCGCCCCTCTACTACCTCCTCCTCAAGGCCTGGATCGTGGCGTTCGGTTCCGGGGAGCTTGCCCTCCGCACGCTCTCCGCCGTGGCAGGGCTTGTGGCGGTGGGGGCGGTGGCGCGGCTGGGATCCGAGGCCTCGCCTCTGGCGGGACAGGCTGCGGCCCTGTGGCTCCTCAGCTCTCCCCTCTTCCTGTACGCCTCGGTGGAGGCCACCCGGTACGCGCTGCTTACGGCCCTGTTCGCCCTGGCGGCCCTGGAGGTGCTCGGGAGCGTGCTCCAGCCACAGCGGGCTCCGTGGCGGCTTGCGGGGCTGCTGGCGGCCCTCCTCTACACCCACTACCTGAGCGGGTGGTTGTGCGTGGCCCTCTGCGGGTTTGCCTTCCGGCACGGCTCCCCGGCGGCCCGCAAGGTGTTTCTGGCCGCCGCTGGCATCAGTGGACTCACTTTCGCTCCCTGGCTCGCGGTACTGTGGCACCACCTCGCGGACGGCCGCCTCAACCCGCCCTGGCGCGGCCCCCTTCCCGCTACCCTGCCGCTCCAGATCCTGCACCTGGTGGGGTTCGGCGGACGGGTGCTGGGCACGGCCTCCCCGTACCTGCACCCCACCGCGGAGGGATGGGTCCAGCTCCTCCTGGCCCTGCCCGTGGGGGCGGCGGTGATCCTGGGAGCGGGCGCCCTCCGCCGGGCAGATCCCGGCTTGGCCGCCCTTGCCGCGTGGTGCGGGGGGGTGCCTGTCGCCGTCCTGCTGGGCGTTTCCCTGTGGACCCGCTCCCTGGTGGCGTATCCCAGGTACTTCGTCTTCACCTTGCCCTTCTTCGCCCTGGCCGTGGGGGCGGCCGCGGCGGAAGGAGCCCGGTGGCCATGGAGGCGGCGGGCCCTGGGGGTGGGAGCCCTGGCGGTCCTGCTCGGCCTCCGCTTTGCCTCCCTGGGGGAGTTCGCCGCCCACCCCACCGCGGGAACCGGGGATCGCAAAGCCCTGGGGGCGTATCTGCGGTCACACGTCCGAACCGCGGACGCGGTGGTGGTGTATCCCTCGTGGGAACGGCTCGGCCTTCTGTACTACGCCCCGGATCTCCGCTCGGAGGTGGTCCTGCTCGGTACCCGCCGCACGGTTCCAGGTCCGGATCGGGTAAAAAGGGAGATGCGGAGGCTGGCACACCGGGAACGGGTGTGGGTGGTGGAAGAACCCCCCATGCCCCCGGGGCTTTTTGCGGCCACGTACCGGCGGCTTGCGCGGACGCACCGGGTCCGGGAGTTCCGGGAGTTTGAGGGAGTGCGGGTGACGCTCTTCGTGCGCAGGGGAGGGAAGCCATGA
- a CDS encoding glycosyltransferase family 39 protein, which translates to MNLGIRMPDAESPARPSPGLRHRRWELLGLGAVLFLALSLRLEMLPVRTLWHDEAFSLNVARRPVGYIWANLPRVDPHPPGYYVMLRLWTQVFGGDVRSARALSVVWGMAAVVLTWGFARRLAGSASAVLAASLVALNPFQIYNANEIRMYAPLTATAVLATWMLHRADNWDRLRDWVGYGAGAAFVLYLSYYAGPLLLAHGVWMGLRRRWRGLGLGGITGLLLYLPWIPALGRSLFANPIPYRDPMRPTYVLELFATHAFGGHLLGTPGYLRWPGLEWKYQPLLVFPFAVLAAAGIAELWRRDRAGAGLLGLCWALPVAVFVLASLGLGREAAYFYHLAHLQPFVAVAVGAGIVGLQEVVRRASPFLVRAVAATGVLLFLWPAVENLQGNPVYQGFRYDLAARYLRAHYRPTDVVIYYMGGAQSALHPYFDPPGPELTIDPDVRRWNREALRRHFQEAARLLRPEHRRVWLVLVAPVPPGSVEDLVKELESHRYRRGPLRDFNGVRVGLLAR; encoded by the coding sequence ATGAATCTGGGGATACGGATGCCGGACGCGGAATCGCCCGCGCGGCCGTCACCCGGCCTCCGGCACAGGCGGTGGGAGCTCCTGGGGCTCGGGGCGGTGCTGTTCTTGGCCCTGAGCCTTCGGCTGGAGATGCTCCCCGTGCGCACCCTCTGGCACGACGAGGCCTTTAGCCTCAACGTGGCCCGGCGGCCCGTGGGCTACATCTGGGCGAATCTCCCCCGGGTGGATCCGCATCCGCCCGGGTATTACGTGATGCTGCGGCTGTGGACGCAGGTCTTCGGCGGGGATGTGCGAAGCGCCCGGGCCCTTTCCGTGGTGTGGGGGATGGCGGCGGTGGTGCTCACGTGGGGCTTTGCGCGGCGCCTTGCGGGGTCCGCATCCGCGGTCCTGGCCGCCTCCCTCGTGGCCCTCAACCCCTTCCAGATCTACAACGCGAACGAGATCCGCATGTATGCGCCCCTCACCGCGACCGCAGTCCTGGCTACGTGGATGCTCCATCGGGCGGACAACTGGGATCGACTCCGGGACTGGGTGGGGTACGGCGCGGGTGCCGCGTTTGTGCTCTATCTCAGCTACTACGCGGGACCCCTCCTGCTGGCCCACGGGGTGTGGATGGGGCTGCGGCGCCGGTGGCGGGGGCTGGGGCTGGGCGGGATCACGGGCCTTTTGCTGTACCTCCCGTGGATCCCGGCCCTGGGGCGGTCCCTCTTCGCAAACCCCATCCCCTACCGGGACCCCATGCGGCCCACGTACGTGCTGGAGCTCTTCGCCACCCACGCCTTCGGAGGGCACCTGCTGGGGACACCGGGATACCTGCGCTGGCCGGGCCTGGAGTGGAAGTACCAGCCCCTCCTGGTGTTCCCCTTCGCGGTGCTGGCGGCGGCCGGTATTGCGGAACTGTGGCGGCGGGACCGGGCAGGCGCAGGCCTCTTGGGCCTGTGCTGGGCCCTCCCCGTGGCCGTCTTCGTCCTGGCCTCCCTGGGGCTGGGGCGGGAAGCTGCCTACTTCTACCACCTCGCGCACCTCCAGCCCTTCGTGGCCGTGGCGGTGGGAGCGGGGATCGTGGGGCTCCAGGAGGTGGTGCGGCGGGCTTCGCCCTTCCTCGTGCGTGCGGTGGCTGCGACCGGGGTGCTGCTCTTCCTGTGGCCCGCGGTCGAGAACCTCCAGGGGAACCCCGTCTACCAGGGATTCCGGTACGACCTCGCGGCCCGCTACCTCCGGGCTCACTACCGGCCCACGGACGTGGTGATCTACTACATGGGCGGTGCACAGTCGGCCCTGCACCCCTACTTCGACCCGCCCGGCCCGGAACTCACCATCGACCCGGACGTGCGGCGGTGGAACCGGGAGGCGCTGCGCCGACACTTCCAGGAGGCCGCACGGTTGCTGCGGCCCGAGCACCGACGGGTCTGGCTCGTGCTGGTCGCTCCCGTGCCCCCGGGCTCCGTGGAGGACCTGGTGAAGGAGCTGGAATCCCACCGCTACCGCCGCGGCCCCCTCCGCGACTTCAACGGGGTCCGGGTAGGGCTGCTGGCCCGGTAG